A genomic region of Colletotrichum destructivum chromosome 1, complete sequence contains the following coding sequences:
- a CDS encoding Putative nucleotide-sugar transporter: MASRAAIPFLVAMMLLTGVCNTLLTKYQDMQCVRNCDAEDPTKRAYFNQPVLQTAQMFVGEMGCWLVVGLMTLFRRYSPGVSPTSDGYEAVNTNDTDDANAPLVNSSTDIPKPQEQDPGSILRGSRILLLALPAICDILGTTLMNIGLLLVVASIYQMTRGALVLFVGVFSVVFLKRRLFLFQWLSLVGVVVGVALVGLAGAIYHENKSKVENADEGSPESNALLTVIGVLLIAGAQIFTATQFVLEEWILERSAIEPIRVVGWEGLFGFVVTVIGMIVLHFAVGRTSAGQYGYFDMTEGWRQLTQNRAIGLSSILIMISIGGFNFFGLSVTRSVSATSRSTIDTCRTLFIWVVSLGLRWETFKWLQVVGFALLVYFTFLFNGIVQPPFKFMVPDEEVEELLPEEPIEHH; this comes from the exons ATGGCGTCGCGGGCTGCCATCCCCTTTCTCGTGGCCATGATGCTACTGACAGGTGTTTGCAATACGCTGCTTACCAAATATCAG GACATGCAATGTGTCCGCAATTGCGATGCGGAAGACCCCACTAAACGGGCCTACTTCAACCAGCCCGTTCTCCAGACGGCGCAGATGTTTGTTGGCGAAATGGGTTGTTGGCTGGTCGTTGGCCTAATGACGCTGTTTCGCCGCTACAGCCCAGGGGTGTCTCCTACTTCGGATGGCTACGAGGCCGTCAACACGAACGATACCGATGACGCCAACGCTCCTCTCGTTAACAGTTCTACCGACATTCCAAAGCCGCAAGAGCAGGATCCTGGGTCCATTCTGCGCGGCTCCCGCATTCTCTTGCTGGCCCTCCCGGCCATCTGCGATATTCTCGGGACGACGTTGATGAATATTGGCCTTTTGCTGGTTGTTGCTTCCATTTACCAAATGACTCGCGGTGCCTTGGTGCTCTTTGTTGGAGTGTTCAGCGTTGTCTTTCTCAAGCGACGTCTCTTCCTGTTCCAGTGGCTTTCGCTCgttggtgtcgtcgtcggtgtcgcACTTGTTGGCTTGGCTGGGGCCATCTACCACGAGAACAAGAGCAAGGTGGAGAACGCTGACGAGGGCTCTCCGGAGTCCAACGCCCTGCTGACCGTCATTGGAGTTTTGCTCATTGCCGGAGCGCAGATCTTTACGGCTACTCAAttcgtcctcgaggagtGGATACTGGAAAGGTCGGCCATCGAGCCCATCAGGGTCGTTGGATGGGAGGGTCTCTTCGGTTTTGTTGTGACTGTTATTGGTATGATCGTGCTGCACTTCGCTGTCGGACGCACCTCCGCTGGCCAGTACGGCTATTTTGATATGACCGAAGGGTGGAGACAGCTCACTCAAAACAGGGCCATCGGTCTATCTAGCATCCTGATCATGATCAGTATTGG CGGGTTCAACTTTTTTGGCCTCTCCGTTACCCGAAGTGTCAGTGCTACCTCAAGATCCACCATCGATACATGCAGAACACTTTTCATCTGGGTCGTGTCCCTCGGGTTGCGCTGGGAGACTTTCAAGTGGCTGCAAGTGGTTGGGTTTGCCCTTCTGGTCTACTTTACCTTCTTATTCAACGGAATCGTCCAGCCCCCTTTCAAGTTCATGGTTCCCGATGAAGAGGTGGAAGAGCTACTGCCGGAGGAGCCTATTGAGCACCATTAG
- a CDS encoding Putative large ribosomal subunit protein eL29, whose amino-acid sequence MAKSKNSSQHNQSRKAHRNGIKKPKTSRYPSLKGTDPKFRRNHRHALHGTMKALELKEGKRETA is encoded by the exons ATGGCCA AGTCCAAGAACTCCTCGCAGCACAACCAGTCGCGCAAGGCGCACCGCAACGG TatcaagaagcccaagaccTCGAGATACCCGTCCCTGAAGGGTACCGACCCCAAGTTCCGTCGTAACCATCGCCACGCTCTGCACGGCACCATGAAGGCTCTG gagctgaaggagggCAAGCGCGAGACGGCATAG
- a CDS encoding Putative Zinc finger C2H2-type yields the protein MTASAIQSHLQHSAASDCYDPDDVLPHDSPQMQAHCPRLQPSPSPPPELGLGPKLLHGRRRVEPIQGDAVLVSHLGNGRLPEVAHAAALEPLASDNGSEDDSSSPTSPDREMTKPAEPFDLKILAAGALAFTATEAPALDAIAAATSSPDHSGDGPRGQHKTVPLGIGSRDLPIRDERPALAAPAVVYSASNNHAPRRSVPSLSNAEVTSPVSPSQQSAPGGLPPLLDSPKSDGSGHGPLPSIRAQLGDFKRLAETAMSPENDMGCVRHAASFPRSPPANIPRLPSLAGLPIGQASPPISPNEGFRRELPSPAHTIPSLSPYYYSSSSNGGHHRPSTDYSSGTAETPSTDHTALTPAHSVADRMSIDGLTNPQTGYICTFSGCNAAPFQTQYLLNSHANVHSSARPHYCSVKGCPRSEGGKGFKRKNEMIRHGLVHDSPGYVCPFCPDREHKYPRPDNLQRHVRVHHVDKDKDDPLLRDVLSQRPDGPNRGRRRRGGPA from the exons ATGACTGCGTCGGCTATTCAGAGCCACTTGCAACATTCAGCTGCAAGCGACTGCTACGACCCCGATGACGTTCTTCCGCACGACAGCCCGCAAATGCAAGCTCACTGTCCCAGATTACAGCCCTCGCCCAGTCCTCCGCCCGAACTTGGCCTCGGTCCGAAGTTGCTACACGGTCGCCGCAGGGTTGAGCCTATCCAAGGCGATGCTGTACTAGTATCTCATCTTGGGAACGGTAGGCTGCCAGAAGTCGCCCATGCAGCTGCCCTGGAGCCCCTTGCCTCGGATAATGGGTCTGAAGACGACTCGTCCTCCCCGACGTCTCCTGATCGCGAAATGACCAAGCCGGCTGAACCTTTCGATCTTAAGATTCTTGCGGCGGGCGCCTTGGCCTTCACTGCTACCGAAGCTCCTGCCTTGGATGCGATTGCCGCCGCGACATCTAGCCCCGACCATTCGGGTGACGGGCCAAGAGGTCAGCACAAGACGGTACCCCTAGGGATCGGTAGTCGTGACCTACCTATACGCGATGAGCGCCCTGCTCTGGCTGCCCCCGCTGTAGTCTATTCTGCCAGCAACAACCACGCGCCGCGCCGTTCAGTGCCTAGCCTGAGCAATGCCGAGGTCACGTCCCCAGTGAGCCCTTCACAGCAGTCGGCACCCGGCGGCCTGCCTCCCCTCCTCGATTCCCCAAAATCTGACGGAAGCGGTCATGGTCCATTACCGTCTATAAGGGCCCAGCTTGGGGACTTCAAGCGCTTGGCAGAAACCGCAATGAGTCCAGAGAATGATATGGGCTGCGTACGACATGCTGCCTCATTTCCACGCTCGCCCCCGGCAAACATCCCTCGTTTACCGTCGTTAGCCGGTCTACCAATCGGTCAAGCGTCGCCACCAATCTCTCCCAATGAAGGTTTCCGACGAGAGCTTCCATCGCCCGCCCACACTATACCTTCTCTTAGCCCCTATTACTACTCTTCTTCATCAAAcggcggccatcatcggccaAGCACCGACTACAGTAGTGGGACAGCAGAGACCCCGAGCACAGATCACACAGCTTTAACGCCAGCCCATTCTGTCGCAGACCGCATGAGTATTGATGGCCTCACAAACCCACAAACTGGCTACATTTGCACGTTCTCGGGGTGCAATGCTGCGCCGTTCCAGACTCAGTATCTACTAAACTCGCACGCCAATGTTCATTCGTCTGCCCGGCCTCACTATTGCTCGGTCAAGGGTTGTCCTCGAAGCGAAGGCGGCAAAGGTTTCAAGAGGAAGAATGAAATGATAAGGCACGGCCTCGTCCATGACTCTCCTGGATACGTTTGTCCCTTTTGCCCAGACAGAGAACACAAATATCCACGTCCAGACAATCTTCAAAG ACATGTTCGTGTACACCACGTGGACAAGGATAAGGACGACCCGCTTTTGCGGGATGTCCTGTCGCAAAGACCGGATGGACCGAAtcgcggtcgacggcgtagAGGAGGCCCTGCCTAG
- a CDS encoding Putative alcohol dehydrogenase, zinc-type, GroES-like superfamily, NAD(P)-binding domain superfamily — protein MSATGSMRAVVFNGPQNVSVEQRPIPTIQDDGDIIVKVQATALCGSELHVFRGHQPSETGFIMGHEFTGTVVEKGAAVATLNIGDRVVSPFTSSCMQCFYCKNGYTSRCVRSKLFGCGALDGGQAEYVRVPDADGTAMTAPSTISDNALVLMADIWPTGFFGAKSGFSLLKEEERSNATAVVIGCGPVGLCALIAALEYRPKHLFAIDSVDSRLELARSLGAEPLNFKTDRAGMERRIKEATEGRGADVVIEVVGLSPALRTAFDVVRPWGVIASIGVHNGEIPWTGTEAYGKNLRLQMGRCPVRAIFPEALALLEKKQDKLGFMFDRIMPLSDAVEGYALFDQMQVQKVIFTP, from the exons ATGTCCGCCACGGGTTCTATGCGTGCCGTCGTCTTCAACGGACCGCAAAACGTATCCGTCGAGCAACGTCCCATTCCTACCA TCCAGGATGACGGCGACATTATTGTCAAGGTACAGGCTACGGCTTTGTGCGGCTC GGAGTTGCATGTGTTTCGCGGCCACCAGCCATCCGAGACAGGCTTCATCATGGGTCATGAATTTACCGGCACAGTCGTCGAGAAAGGCGCTGCTGTCGCCACCTTGAACATTGGCGACAGGGTTGTCTCCCCCTTCACCTCTTCTTG TATGCAATGTTTCTATTGCAAGAACGGTTACACATCCCGCTGCGTTCGTAGCAAGCTTTTTGGATGCGGTGCCCTGGACGGTGGACAAGCCGAGTACGTCCGTGTTCCCGATGCCGACGGAACTGCCATGACAGCCCCGAGTACCATCTCCGATAATGCTCTGGTGCTTATGGCAGACATCTGGCCAACCGGCTTCTTTGGCGCCAAGTCTGGATTCAGCTTGCtcaaagaggaagaaagatCCAACGCCACCGCGGTTGTCATTGGATGCGGACCGGTCGGCCTCTGTGCCCTAATTGCAGCGCTGGAGTACCGCCCCAAGCACCTCTTTGCCATTGACAGCGTAGACAGTCGCCTGGAGCTTGCCAGAAGCCTTGGCGCGGAGCCCTTGAACTTCAAAACAGATCGTGCAGGCATGGAGAGACGGATCAAGGAAGCCACAGAAGGTCGTGGGGCCGACGTTGTCATTGAAGTCGTTGGCCTGAGCCCAGCCCTAAGAACTGCGTTTGATGTTGTTAGGCCATGGGGCGTCATTGCCAGCATCGGAGTCCACAACGGCGAG ATTCCGTGGACGGGTACAGAGGCGTATGG GAAAAATCTGAGACTGCAAATGGGCCGATGCCCTGTCCGAGCGATCTTCCCCGAGGCGCTTGCTCtgttggagaagaagcaagACAAACTCGG ATTCATGTTTGACCGCATTATGCCATTGAGTGATGCTGTCGAAGGATATGCGTTGTTTGATCAGATGCAAGTCCAAAAGGTCATCTTTACTCCGTGA
- a CDS encoding Putative tRNA endonuclease-like domain superfamily, tRNA-splicing endonuclease subunit Sen15: protein MAAAKDLDNLAALVLDNLRDQHDWSEVELRDDGKSRPRPIISGLPPSRLYMHPDEQIEALGIEQATGKRPNQAPEFEWVLPVHLSEQWTLSSFANIFDSIDALPRPITLEQSRDTPSKRDWRGTDRQKRLLLAVVHDDSTVSYYLIHDGIVKPRQN, encoded by the coding sequence ATGGCTGCCGCAAAGGATCTCGACAATCTTGCTGCTCTGGTGCTCGATAACCTTCGAGACCAGCATGACTGGTCAGAAGTTGAACTTCGCGATGATGGCAAAAGCCGACCACGGCCCATCATCTCTGGCCTACCACCATCACGCCTATACATGCATCCGGACGAGCAGATCGAGGCTCTGGGAATCGAGCAGGCTACTGGGAAGCGCCCAAACCAGGCGCCCGAGTTTGAATGGGTCCTGCCCGTCCACCTCAGCGAGCAATGGACCTTGAGCTCTTTTGCCAACATTTTCGACTCCATCGACGCTCTGCCGCGGCCAATTACTTTGGAACAAAGTCGAGACACACCCTCGAAGCGGGATTGGCGCGGCACAGACCGCCAAAAAAGACTCCTGCTCGCCGTTGTCCATGATGACTCGACGGTTTCATACTACCTCATTCACGATGGCATTGTGAAGCCAAGACAGAATTAG
- a CDS encoding Putative peptidase C2, calpain, catalytic domain, peptidase C2, calpain, large subunit, domain III codes for MEAKAIREEALMARSSGRDALNHAIAAADLYMKAAKEAASPADRVRFRKKCEGLITHAEQLKSSPKATPATTTKATTVITSASNPNCHVRQIPSNERAILLRSSRLHGNIFPPWQSDPVDGTFSLPEGKHVFSDPTEYTMSPRQQSILEGWKRPVEQAREETVDRDFMASDSDCDLVQDVTTDCSVVASLCAAMKILQRGRQSVLSSIMFPYDHAQGRPKISRSGKYIFRMHFNGCFRQVVVDDRLPVSRNNRTLFVVDRKNPNLLWPALLEKAYLKVRGGYDFPGSNSGTDLWVITGWIPEQLFLQSEDVDLEGTWDDIKEAYRAGNLIITLGTGRLTQTEEDALGLVGEHDYAVLEIDISPGARRLLVKNPWCDGLVWKGVGSSGLLEKTAALSLSDTSVSVEPKSSEHSRPVGSFWISVEDVAQNFESMYLNWNPDMFTHRQDHHFTWRVPTKNMTSSLAHNPQYSVLSSNGDEVWILLSRHFADEELNIARNKSASSAAPSRQLGFTSIFIFESEGKKVQVREGFVYQGSYVDSPQTLAKFRLRAGKPYTIVMAHQDLPLHDYSCTFTLFSRTPLEVKPAEEEMRYYKEFSSAWTRRTAGGNASSITYSQNPQFSISIPRATSLSILLSSGDREVAIHVDLVWAHGKRVTSIGVKDVVASSGDYRRGNALVQVPLVEPGTYTIVCSTWEPGQLADFGMRVGSQVECQIQPVLSDGAGLLRTRTPAIAFSEGEEKRRAPVTVTRLSRAQVVARCPLLTGRDGQHIPTTAVRISLVYGRGPEESVLAMSGGGEFRELTMAVRTQEFDLEPDRLRQDQLWLVVEQLGSHQGRQSIEVEFLSDNAIHVGDWQIVDG; via the exons ATGGAAGCTAAAGCCATT AGAGAAGAGGCCTTGATGGCCAGATCATCAGGCCGTGACGCTTTGAATCATGCAATTGCCGCAGCCGACTTGTACATGAAGGCTGCCAAAGAAGCCGCTTCGCCCGCCGACCGCGTTCGTTTTAGGAAGAAGTGCGAGGGACTCATTACCCATGCTGAGCAGCTCAAGTCCTCGCCAAAGGCCACTCCCGCGACCACAACTAAAGCCACCACTGTCATcacctcggcgtcgaacCCTAACTGTCATGTGCGCCAAATACCCTCCAACGAGAGAGCTATTCTTTTGCGCTCGTCTCGGCTACATGGAAATATATTCCCACCCTGGCAGTCCGACCCTGTTGACGGCACGTTCTCCCTGCCCGAAGGAAAACATGTCTTCTC TGACCCGACGGAATACACCATGTCGCCTCGACAACAGTCGATCCTCGAAGGCTGGAAACGCCCCGTGGAGCAGGCCAGGGAAGAAACCGTAGACAGAGACTTCATGGCCTCGGATAGCGACTGTGATCTTGTACAGGATGTCACGACAGACTGCTCAGTCGTAGCCAGTCTATGTGCCGCCATGAAGATTCTTCAGAGGGGCAGGCAATCA GTTCTCAGTTCCATCATGTTTCCGTACGACCACGCTCAGGGGCGGCCCAAGATCTCAAGGAGCGGAAAGTACATATTCCGCATGCACTTCAACGGCTGTTTTCGTCAAGTCGTTGTGGATGACCGACTGCCTGTCTCGCGGAACAACCGCACATTGTTCGTTGTCGATCGCAAGAATCCCAACTTGCTCTGGCCGGCCCTTTTAGAAAAAGCCTACTTGAAGGTTCGAGGGGGCTATGATTTCCCCGGGAGCAACTCAGGTACCGATTTGTGGGTCATTACCGGATGGATTCCTGAACAACTGTTTCTTCAGAG TGAGGATGTCGATCTCGAAGGCACTTGGGACGACATTAAGGAAGCGTACCGTGCTGGCAATCTTATCATCACATTAGGCACTGGACGGCTAACACAGACGGAAGAGGATGCCCTGGGTCTCGTTGGTGAACATGATTATGCAGTGCTAGAGATTGATATCTCACCTGGGGCCCGCCGGCTGCTTGTCAAGAACCCGTGGTGTGATGGTCTTGTCTGGAAAGGCGTTGGATCTTCCGGACTTCTCGAGAAAACAGCGGCCCTATCGCTATCAGATACGTCTGTGTCGGTAGAGCCTAAGTCATCGGAACACTCGAGGCCAGTTGGTTCTTTCTGGATTTCGGTCGAGGACGTTGCCCAAAACTTCGAGTCCATGTACCTGAACTGGAACCCGGACATGTTCACACACCGGCAGGATCATCACTTTACATGGCGGGTGCCGACGAAGAACATGACGTCCTCCCTCGCCCACAATCCGCAATATTCGGTGCTCTCAAGCAATGGAGATGAGGTATGGATCCTGCTGAGCAGGCACTTTGCAGACGAAGAGCTTAATATTGCGCGCAACAAgtcggcttcttcggcggcgccatcgaggcAGCTGGGCTTCACAAGCATATTCATCTTCGAGAGCGAAGGCAAAAAAGTGCAGGTGAGAGAGGGCTTCGTCTACCAGGGCTCCTATGTCGACTCACCGCAGACACTGGCCAAGTTCAGACTTCGCGCCGGCAAACCCTACACCATCGTCATGGCCCATCAGGATCTACCGCTGCACGACTACTCGTGCACATTCACCCTCTTCTCACGGACGCCTCTAGAGGTCAAGCCtgccgaagaagagatgAGGTACTACAAGGAGTTCTCCAGTGCCTGGACACGGAGAACCGCCGGGGGCAATGCGTCATCCATTACGTACTCACAAAATCCTCAGTTCAGCATATCGATCCCCAGGGCCACGTCTCTTTCCATTCTCCTCTCGTCTGGAGACCGCGAGGTGGCCATTCATGTTGATCTGGTCTGGGCACACGGCAAGAGAGTCACCTCGATCGGAGTCAAGGACGTCGTGGCCAGTTCTGGCGACTATCGGAGAGGCAACGCTCTGGTGCAGGTCCCTTTGGTGGAGCCGGGCACTTACACCATCGTCTGCTCGACGTGGGAACCGGGTCAGCTTGCCGATTTCGGCATGCGTGTGGGCTCACAGGTAGAATGCCAGATACAGCCCGTGTTGagtgacggcgccggcctgttGCGGACTCGCACACCAGCCATTGCCTTCAGcgagggggaagagaagagacggGCGCCTGTCACGGTAACACGACTTTCTCGGGCCCAAGTTGTTGCCCGTTGCCCCCTCTtgacgggacgggacggtCAGCACATCCCTACGACGGCAGTCCGTATCTCTCTTGTGTACGGGAGAGGACCCGAGGAGTCCGTGCTTGCCATGTCAGGCGGCGGTGAGTTCCGGGAGCTCACTATGGCTGTCCGAACACAAGAATTCGACCTCGAGCCCGACCGTTTGCGACAAGACCAGCTATGGCTCGTTGTGGAACAGCTCGGCAGCCACCAAGGTCGCCAAAGCATCGAGGTGGAATTCTTAAGTGACAATGCCATTCACGTCGGCGACTGGCAGATTGTTGATGGCTAG
- a CDS encoding Putative ferric reductase, NAD binding domain, ferric reductase transmembrane component-like protein produces the protein MAGGGATKSPEEQQAAIDAALENKALSNYLFYICASVSVAVIIWRVWTVIVKYVRTVACLNNDNQRYFAQSDSKVSWMKKNVLYAPVLSKRHNREIQLSSAINVGTLPSRLQLLFLAGYLATNVAFCVINIPFAGSFAAAASQLRNRTGTLAVVNMIPLFLMGGRNNPLIQMLGISFDTFNLLHRWFGRIVILEALAHTLAWMANTANKSSWETAIKSATTVPFLLFGFVATCAFVAIGIQASSPIRHAFYETFKLLHILLAITAVVGTWYHLQMKALPQLKYMWPVVIFWAGDRVWRAARVFYGNVGHGGSKALVEALPGNACRVTVTMARPWTFGPGQHAYMYMPSISLLQSHPFSVAWSEEAEDPMAEKASLNRQDILAMRKTTMSFVIRARTGMTDTLYRKAAACPEGKMTTTCMVEGPYGGLHSMRSYGTVMLFAGGVGITHQVPHVRDLVAGYANGTVAARRVILVWTIQSPEHLEWIRPWMTEILAMEKRRDVLRIMLFVSRPRSTKEIHSPSSTVQMFPGRPNIETLIKAEQESQVGTMGISVCGPGALSDEVRRAVRDRQHDSAIDFNEEAFSW, from the exons ATGGCTGGAGGAGGTGCAACGAAGTCCCCCGAGGAGCAGCAAGCGGCCATCGATGCTGCCTTGGAGAACAAGGCCCTCTCCAACTATCTGTTCTACATTTGCGCCAGTGTCTCGGTTGCAGTCATTATCTGGAGGGTCTGGACCGTTATCGTTAAGTACGTTCGAACCGTCGCCTGCCTCAACAACGACAACCAGCGATACTTTGCCCAGTCCGATTCCAAGGTGTcctggatgaagaagaatGTTCTGTACGCTCCGGTCCTCAGCAAGCGTCACAACCGCGAAATTCAGCTCAGCTCCGCCATCAATGTTGGCACTCTACCCAGTCGTCTTCAGTTGCTGTTCCTCGCCGGCTACTTGGCCACCAATGTCGCCTTCTGCGTCATCAACATCCCGTTCGCCGGCTCCTTCGCCGCTGCAGCTTCGCAGCTTCGGAATCGAACTGGTACCTTGGCCGTTGTCAACATG ATTCCCCTGTTTTTGATGGGCGGGCGCAACAACCCCTTGATTCAAATGCTGGGCATCTCATTCGACACATTTAACTTGCTTCACCGTTGGTTCGGTCGGATTGTTATCCTCGAGGCCCTAGCTCATACCCTGGCTTGGATGGCCAACACTGCGAACAAATCGAGCTGGGAGACTGCCATCAAGTCTGCCACTACGGTCCCCTTCTTGCTTTTTGGCTTCGTT GCTACTTGTGCCTTTGTCGCAATTGGCATTCAGGCTTCGAGTCCCATCAGACACGCATTTTACGAGACGTTCAAGCTTCTCCACATCTTGCTGGCCATTACGGCCGTCGTTGGCACCTGGTATCACTTGCAGATGAAGGCCTTGCCTCAACTAAAGTACATGTGGCCTGTCGTCATTTTCTGGGCCGGTGATCGAGTTTGGCGCGCCGCTCGCGTCTTCTACGGCAATGTCGGACACGGAGGCAGCAAAGCCCTGGTTGAGGCACTTCCCGGAAATGCCTGCCGTGTCACGGTAACGATGGCTCGTCCCTGGACCTTCGGACCCGGCCAGCACGCTTATATGTACATGCCTTCCATAAGCCTGTTGCAGTCTCACCCCTTTTCCGTTGCGTGGAgtgaggaggccgaggaccccatggccgagaaggctTCCCTTAACCGTCAGGACATCCTCGCCATGCGCAAGACTACCATGTCCTTCGTCATTCGTGCCCGAACTGGCATGACCGATACACTGTATCGCAAAGCGGCTGCCTGCCCTGAGGGCAAAATGACTACAACATGCATGGTAGAGGGCCCATACGGTGGTTTGCACAGCATGCGCTCCTACGGCACCGTCATGCTTTTCGCTGGTGGCGTTGGCATCACTCACCAGGTTCCTCATGTGCGTGATCTTGTTGCTGGCTATGCCAACGGAACTGTTGCCGCCAGGAGGGTAATTCTCGTGTGGACAATCCAAAGCCCCGAGCATCTCGAATGGATCCGCCCCTGGATGACGGAGATTCTGGCCATGGAGAAGCGTAGGGATGTCCTTCGCATCATGCTCTTTGTCAGTAGGCCGCGCTCCACCAAGGAGATTCACAGCCCTTCGTCCACGGTCCAGATGTTTCCTGGTCGGCCCAACATCGAGACGCTCATcaaggccgagcaggagTCGCAGGTCGGCACCATGGGAATTAGTGTATGCGGCCCCGGTGCTCTCAGTGACGAGGTGCGCCGCGCTGTCCGTGACCGCCAGCATGATTCCGCGATTGACTTCAACGAGGAAGCCTTTTCATGGTAG
- a CDS encoding Putative mitochondrial carrier protein — MAAQSKSAPIAPWGKAVAGASGAVLANALVYPLDIVKTRLQIQVKPQSTTATTEPAEPTDHVEPHYSSTWDALSKIVAEDGPKGLYAGMSGSLLGVASTNFAYFYWYSVVRALYLRSAKSSAPPSTLIELSLGAVAGAVAQLCTIPVAVITTRQQTQRKTERKGFVDTAREVIDGDDGLFGLWRGLKASLVLVVNPAITYGAYERLKEVIFPGKNNLKPWEAFLLGAASKSLATIATQPLIVAKVGLQSRPPPERKGKPFSSFVEVMSFILEREGVSGLFKGIAPQILKGLLVQGILMMTKERMELLFVLFLRYLKKMRTKQLQTVTQSAAAVRHTSSMKPF; from the exons ATGGCTGCGCAGTCCAAATCAGCTCCTATTGCCCCATGGGGCAAAGCCGTTGCTGGCGCGTCCGGCGCTGTGCTTGCCAACGCCTTGGTGTATCCTCTTGACAT CGTCAAGACGCGTCTCCAGATCCAAGTCAAACCACAGTCCACCACGGCAACGACCGAACCGGCCGAACCGACGGATCACGTTGAGCCTCACTACTCCTCTACCTGGGATGCCTTGAGCAAAATCGTTGCCGAAGATGGACCAAAGGGCCTATATGCCGGCATGAGCGGCtctctcctcggcgtcgcaTCGACCAACTTTGCCTACTTCTACTGGTACTCCGTCGTACGCGCTCTCTATCTGCGCTCGGCCAAaagctcggcgccgccctcgacacTGATTGAGCTAAGTCTTGGCGCTGTTGCTGGTGCGGTCGCACAGCTCTGTACGATTCCTGTTGCTGTCATTACGACAAGACAGCAGACGCAGcgaaagacagagagaaaagggTTTGTTGATACTGCGCGGGAAGTAATTGATGGAGACGATGGTCTTTTTGGCCTGTGGAGGGGCTTGAAGGCGAGTTTGGTACTGGTCGTCAACCCCGCCATCACATATGGCGCCTACGAGCGGCTCAAGGAAGTTATATTTCCTGGGAAGAACAACCTGAAGCCTTGGGAGGCATTCC TGCTAGGCGCCGCCTCCAAATCGTTGGCGACCATTGCCACGCAACCTCTTATCGTAGCCAAGGTAGGTTTGCAATCCCGGCCACCGCCGGAAAGAAAGGGCAAGCCTTTTAGCAGCTTTGTTGAGGTTATGAGCTTTATTCTGGAGCGGGAGGGTGTCTCGGGCCTCTTCAAGGGTATCGCGCCTCAGATTCTCAAGGGTCTTCTGGTTCAAGGCATCCTGATGATGACCAAGGAGCG CATGGAACTGTTGTTTGTTCTCTTCCTACGTTATCTCAAGAAAATGCGTACGAAGCAGTTGCAGACCGTCACGCAGAGTGCCGCGGCGGTCCGCCACACATCTTCAATGAAGCCTTTTTGA
- a CDS encoding Putative Yippee family protein, translating into MGLAYNTYLNSSKVYGCKTCKAHLANHEDIISRNFRGQHGKAYLFNSVVNIETGEPSERNMTTGRHIVRDITCKQCKETVGWKYDKAYEATEKYKEGKFILEAELLCNVT; encoded by the exons ATGGGCTTGGCATACAATACATACCTCAATAGCAGCAAGGTCTACGGTTGCAAGACTTGCAAGGCGCATTTGGCAAACCATGAGGATATCATCAGCCGG AACTTCCGAGGACAGCACGGTAAAGCATATCTATTCAACAGTGTTGTGAATATTGAGACAGGCGAGCCTAGCGAGCGCAATATGACGACAGGACGCCACATTGTCCGGGACATCACTTGCAAGCAGTGCAAGGAGACGGTTGGCTGGAAATACGACAAGGCATACGAAGCCACGGAGAAGTATAAAGAGGGCAAGTTTATCCTCGAGGCTGAACTGCTCTGCAATGTCACCTAA